In Streptomyces sp. NBC_00878, a single window of DNA contains:
- a CDS encoding DUF1266 domain-containing protein has translation MAMAIWRRRRQKAARKYPVPLTAHQLWMVSLSAPVNRDRDASRTTLYPFTRIDDDKARRWLADQWEITSRDQLAGRLDGLARTGYRARARLRLGVEPLAWDAALYVDISRRGFACGMLSEADAWTALKNIVPAVVRSYTSWNEYAEHYLLGRMVWRDNLQGARDGARNGTREGARDASFPAPQAVSDAHVKSLLDPANRASPWNMAPWDAISHPDHTR, from the coding sequence ATGGCTATGGCGATATGGAGACGTCGCAGGCAGAAGGCCGCGCGCAAGTACCCCGTGCCGCTCACCGCGCACCAGCTGTGGATGGTGTCGCTCAGCGCGCCGGTGAACCGTGACCGGGACGCCTCGCGGACGACCCTGTACCCGTTCACCCGCATCGACGACGACAAGGCCCGGCGCTGGCTGGCCGACCAGTGGGAGATCACCTCGCGTGACCAACTGGCCGGCCGGCTCGACGGCCTCGCACGTACTGGTTACCGCGCCCGCGCCCGGCTACGGCTCGGCGTCGAACCCCTGGCGTGGGACGCCGCTCTGTACGTGGACATCTCCCGCAGGGGCTTCGCGTGCGGGATGCTCAGCGAGGCCGACGCGTGGACCGCGCTCAAGAACATCGTCCCGGCGGTGGTGCGTTCGTACACCTCCTGGAACGAGTACGCCGAGCACTACCTGCTCGGCAGGATGGTCTGGCGGGACAACCTCCAGGGCGCGCGGGACGGCGCCCGGAACGGCACCCGGGAGGGCGCCCGGGACGCTTCCTTCCCCGCCCCGCAGGCCGTCTCCGATGCCCACGTGAAGTCCCTCCTGGACCCCGCGAACCGGGCCAGCCCCTGGAACATGGCGCCCTGGGACGCGATCAGCCACCCCGACCACACCCGCTGA
- a CDS encoding helix-turn-helix transcriptional regulator, translating to MANGSRQAAWEFFGTELKRRREEAGLTQTELGSRVFVSGGYIGQFEQAIRKPQLDVAKRIDEVLQTGGFFERLWRKLIMDQPYTEYFAHVVELERLATEICEYAPTVVPGLLQTREYAQAVFLAGNPLATNEYIEELLKGRMDRTRLLKDATRPVYWVVLHETVLRVQVGGPAVMAQQLDHIAALVRERKALLQVLPFTTGAHPAMGKMMKLMEFEDAPPTVYTEGVFSGNLLDEPAVVRRTQSSYDLIRAAALSPEASLALIESAAEDHRRCTSST from the coding sequence ATGGCCAACGGTTCACGACAGGCTGCTTGGGAGTTCTTCGGAACGGAGCTGAAGAGACGCAGGGAGGAGGCCGGGTTAACTCAGACGGAGTTGGGTTCTCGCGTTTTTGTGTCGGGCGGCTATATTGGGCAATTCGAACAGGCCATTCGGAAGCCGCAGTTGGATGTGGCGAAGAGGATCGATGAGGTCCTACAAACCGGTGGTTTTTTCGAGCGGCTGTGGCGAAAGCTCATCATGGACCAGCCGTATACGGAGTACTTCGCACACGTGGTGGAGCTGGAGCGGCTGGCCACAGAGATCTGCGAGTACGCGCCAACGGTGGTACCCGGGCTTCTTCAGACGCGGGAGTACGCACAGGCGGTCTTCCTGGCGGGCAACCCACTCGCCACCAACGAGTACATCGAGGAACTGCTCAAGGGACGCATGGACCGCACGCGACTCCTCAAGGACGCCACAAGGCCCGTGTATTGGGTGGTCCTCCATGAGACGGTCCTGCGAGTCCAGGTCGGCGGTCCAGCCGTCATGGCCCAACAGCTGGACCACATCGCGGCGCTGGTGCGGGAGCGCAAGGCTCTGTTGCAGGTGCTCCCGTTCACGACGGGGGCACACCCTGCGATGGGCAAGATGATGAAGCTCATGGAGTTCGAGGACGCCCCACCAACCGTCTATACAGAAGGCGTGTTTTCAGGGAATCTGCTGGACGAACCGGCTGTGGTGAGACGGACCCAGTCGTCCTACGATCTGATCAGGGCCGCCGCGTTGTCACCCGAGGCGTCCCTGGCCTTGATCGAGTCGGCGGCGGAGGACCACAGACGATGCACGAGTTCGACCTGA
- a CDS encoding isoprenyl transferase: MVVRGILGRQRREYKTPEPHPSGARSPKLPGELIPNHVACVMDGNGRWAKERGLPRTEGHRVGEGVVMDVLKGCLELGVKNLSLYAFSTENWKRSPEEVRFLMNFNKDVIRRRRDEMDDLGIRIRWVGRMPKLWKSVVQELQIAQEQTQKNDALTLYFCVNYGGRAELADAAKALAADVAAGKLDPARVTEKTIQKYLYYPDMPDVDLFLRPSGEQRTSNYLIWQSSYAEMVFQDVLWPDFDRRDLWRACVEYASRDRRFGGAVPNEQLLEMERDMKGNTEV; the protein is encoded by the coding sequence ATGGTGGTACGCGGGATTCTGGGGCGCCAGCGCCGCGAGTACAAGACGCCGGAGCCGCACCCGTCCGGCGCCCGCTCGCCCAAGCTCCCCGGCGAGCTGATCCCGAACCACGTGGCGTGCGTGATGGACGGGAACGGCCGCTGGGCCAAGGAGCGCGGTCTCCCGCGCACCGAGGGGCACCGGGTCGGCGAGGGCGTCGTCATGGACGTCCTCAAGGGCTGCCTGGAGCTGGGCGTCAAGAACCTCTCGCTGTACGCCTTCTCGACGGAGAACTGGAAGCGGTCGCCCGAGGAGGTCCGCTTCCTGATGAACTTCAACAAGGACGTCATCCGGCGCCGCCGCGATGAGATGGACGACCTCGGCATCCGGATCCGCTGGGTCGGCCGCATGCCCAAGCTGTGGAAGTCCGTCGTCCAGGAACTCCAGATCGCCCAGGAGCAGACACAGAAGAACGACGCGCTGACCCTGTACTTCTGCGTCAACTACGGCGGTCGCGCCGAACTCGCCGACGCCGCGAAGGCGTTGGCCGCCGACGTCGCCGCCGGGAAGCTCGACCCCGCCAGGGTCACCGAGAAGACCATCCAGAAGTACCTCTACTACCCGGACATGCCGGACGTGGACCTGTTCCTGCGCCCGAGCGGCGAGCAGCGCACGTCCAACTACCTGATCTGGCAGTCCAGTTACGCGGAGATGGTCTTCCAGGACGTCCTGTGGCCCGACTTCGACCGCCGTGACCTGTGGCGTGCGTGTGTCGAGTACGCCTCCCGCGACCGCCGCTTCGGCGGAGCGGTCCCGAACGAGCAACTGCTGGAGATGGAACGGGACATGAAGGGCAACACCGAGGTCTGA
- the recO gene encoding DNA repair protein RecO: MSLFRDDGIVLRTQKLGEADRIITLLTRGHGRVRAVARGVRRTKSKFGARLEPFSHVDVQFFARGSELIGRGLPLCTQSETIAPYGGGIVADYARYTAGTAMLETAERFTDHEGEPAVQQYLLLVGGLRTLAQGEHEPHLILDAFLLRSLAVNGYAPSFGDCAKCGMAGPNRFFSVAAGGSVCVDCRVPGSVVPSAGALELLGALLTGDWATADACEPRYVREGSGLVSAYLHWHLERGLRSLRYVEK, from the coding sequence ATGAGTCTGTTCCGCGACGACGGCATCGTGCTGCGCACCCAGAAGCTGGGTGAGGCGGACCGGATCATTACCCTGCTCACTCGCGGTCACGGGCGCGTACGCGCTGTCGCCCGGGGTGTCCGGCGGACCAAGTCCAAGTTCGGGGCGCGGCTCGAACCCTTCTCCCACGTCGACGTGCAGTTCTTCGCGCGGGGGAGCGAGCTGATCGGGCGCGGGCTGCCGCTCTGCACACAGAGCGAGACGATCGCTCCGTACGGTGGCGGGATCGTCGCCGACTACGCGCGGTACACCGCCGGGACGGCCATGCTGGAGACCGCCGAGCGGTTCACCGATCACGAGGGCGAGCCGGCCGTGCAGCAGTATCTGCTGCTGGTCGGCGGGCTGCGCACGCTCGCCCAGGGCGAGCACGAGCCGCATCTGATCCTCGACGCCTTTCTCCTACGCTCCCTCGCCGTGAACGGCTACGCGCCGAGCTTCGGCGACTGTGCGAAATGCGGCATGGCCGGACCGAATCGGTTCTTCTCGGTCGCCGCGGGGGGTTCGGTCTGCGTCGACTGCCGGGTGCCCGGCAGCGTCGTACCCTCGGCGGGGGCCCTCGAACTGCTCGGCGCGCTGCTGACGGGAGACTGGGCGACCGCGGACGCGTGCGAGCCGCGGTATGTCAGGGAGGGCAGCGGTCTGGTGTCGGCCTACCTGCACTGGCACCTGGAGCGCGGACTGCGCTCGCTGCGTTACGTAGAGAAGTGA